The sequence ATGACCAGAATCATCCGATACGGTTGTTGAAGGCTAAAGACCATGAGTGAATGGTATTTGTTTGTTTCTGCTGTCCAGTTGAAGCAGATAATCCAACCCTAACCCATTCAGGAAGCACTTTGTTGAGCTCAATATCATGGGAGAGTGTCACAGTTTGAGTGCCAGGATAGAAAGCAGCAACAGTGAGTCTCTTAGAGGCAGAGTTATAGCTGATATGTACAGTGGCTATTTTGCCATTTTGCCACTCCCACCTAGCAGTTGCCTTGGAGACAATAGAGTTGACATCGATACCAATGTGTCTATAATCTGGATCCCCCTTATCACGATTAGGGTAGGTGTCAAACTCGACAGCAACAACATTGTCTGATGGGAAGAGTCCAAGGTTGCTCCCACCAGAGTTTGGAGGGATTTTAGTGTCAAATGGTGCAATGAAGAAGGCAAGGCCATCACCTGGAGTAGTAG comes from Glycine soja cultivar W05 chromosome 20, ASM419377v2, whole genome shotgun sequence and encodes:
- the LOC114401251 gene encoding lectin-like, producing the protein MGLWNTTNAVSCRFHKFGDDQKNLVFQGDATSSSRGIELTKLDGGGKPVGGSVGRVLYSSPVHLWESSTVVASFETDFTFSISSDSTTPGDGLAFFIAPFDTKIPPNSGGSNLGLFPSDNVVAVEFDTYPNRDKGDPDYRHIGIDVNSIVSKATARWEWQNGKIATVHISYNSASKRLTVAAFYPGTQTVTLSHDIELNKVLPEWVRVGLSASTGQQKQTNTIHSWSLAFNNRIG